One window from the genome of Streptomyces sp. NBC_00287 encodes:
- the pstB gene encoding phosphate ABC transporter ATP-binding protein PstB, whose protein sequence is MTDDAIPAQNSGGEDAHALSLAVGDRRRNRPEPSLNDPVFHISDLDVWYGDHQAVRDVTMLIGRRQITAMIGPSGCGKSTVIRCFNRMNDLIPGARVTGKVAYHGENLYDADVDAIEVRRRIGMVFQKPNPFPKSIYDNIAYGPRVNGMKGNMDDLVEEALTGAALWDEVKDKLKHSALALSGGQQQRLCIARAIAVRPEVILMDEPCSALDPIATARIEDLMAELAADFTIVIVTHNMQQAARISDYTAFFTADVDDKGVRHGRLVEYDTTVKIFENPADQRTEDYITGRFG, encoded by the coding sequence ATGACTGACGATGCCATTCCCGCCCAGAACTCCGGGGGCGAGGACGCCCACGCGCTCTCCCTCGCCGTCGGCGACCGCCGCCGCAACCGGCCCGAACCCTCCCTGAACGACCCGGTGTTCCACATCTCCGACCTGGACGTCTGGTACGGCGACCACCAGGCCGTACGCGATGTCACCATGCTCATCGGGCGCCGCCAGATCACCGCGATGATCGGCCCCTCCGGCTGCGGCAAGTCCACCGTGATCCGCTGCTTCAACCGGATGAACGACCTGATCCCCGGGGCCCGCGTGACCGGCAAGGTCGCCTATCACGGCGAGAACCTCTACGACGCGGATGTCGACGCCATCGAGGTGCGGCGGCGGATCGGCATGGTGTTCCAGAAGCCGAACCCGTTCCCCAAGTCGATCTACGACAACATCGCCTACGGGCCGCGGGTCAACGGCATGAAGGGCAACATGGACGACCTCGTCGAGGAGGCGCTCACCGGCGCCGCGCTCTGGGACGAGGTCAAGGACAAGCTCAAGCACAGCGCCCTCGCCCTGTCCGGCGGACAGCAGCAGCGGCTGTGCATCGCGCGGGCCATCGCGGTGCGGCCCGAGGTGATCCTCATGGACGAGCCCTGTTCCGCGCTCGACCCGATCGCCACGGCCCGTATCGAGGACCTGATGGCGGAGCTCGCGGCCGACTTCACCATCGTGATCGTCACCCACAACATGCAGCAGGCCGCCCGGATTTCGGACTACACGGCCTTCTTCACGGCGGACGTCGACGACAAGGGCGTACGGCATGGCCGGCTCGTCGAGTACGACACCACCGTGAAGATCTTCGAGAACCCCGCCGACCAGCGCACCGAGGACTACATCACCGGCCGTTTCGGCTGA
- the pstA gene encoding phosphate ABC transporter permease PstA: MTTEIRVTEPPSHAAPRKLSGPRFRPGETAFRLVLLCCLAVGVIFLGVLITYVLVEAWPRLDSRLWENFPSVRRPERAGAQSAIFGTIWVISFTALFCLPTGVMAAIYLEEYADQNRWYNRMIELNIQNLAAVPSIIYGILGLGLLARELGLGTTVLTASLTLSLLVLPVVIIASREAIRAVPQSIRQASLALGATQWQTIWRQVLPAAVPGIATGSILALSRAIGEAAPLLLLGAVTYVAFNPEGLESAYTVLPIQIFGWISQSREEFHHLAAAAIVILLAILLLMNAAAIWLRNRFSKRW; encoded by the coding sequence ATGACCACCGAGATCCGGGTCACCGAACCCCCCTCCCATGCCGCCCCCCGCAAGCTCTCCGGACCGCGCTTCAGGCCGGGCGAGACCGCCTTCCGGCTGGTGCTGTTGTGCTGTCTGGCCGTGGGCGTCATCTTCCTCGGTGTCCTCATCACCTATGTGCTGGTCGAGGCCTGGCCCCGGCTCGACTCCCGGCTGTGGGAGAACTTCCCCTCCGTCCGCCGCCCCGAGCGCGCCGGCGCCCAGTCCGCCATCTTCGGCACGATCTGGGTGATCTCCTTCACCGCGCTGTTCTGTCTGCCCACCGGCGTCATGGCGGCGATCTACCTGGAGGAGTACGCCGACCAGAACCGCTGGTACAACCGCATGATCGAGCTGAACATCCAGAACCTGGCCGCCGTGCCCTCGATCATCTACGGCATCCTCGGACTTGGCCTGCTGGCACGGGAACTCGGCCTCGGGACAACGGTGTTGACTGCCTCCCTCACCCTGTCTCTCCTTGTCCTGCCCGTTGTCATCATCGCCTCGCGCGAGGCGATCAGAGCCGTACCGCAGTCAATTCGGCAGGCCTCGCTGGCACTTGGCGCCACCCAGTGGCAGACCATCTGGCGTCAGGTGCTGCCCGCCGCCGTTCCCGGTATCGCGACCGGCTCGATCCTCGCCCTGTCCCGGGCGATCGGCGAGGCCGCGCCGCTGCTGCTGCTCGGCGCGGTGACCTACGTGGCGTTCAACCCGGAGGGTCTGGAGAGCGCGTACACCGTGCTGCCCATCCAGATCTTCGGCTGGATCAGCCAGTCCCGCGAGGAGTTCCACCACCTCGCCGCGGCCGCGATCGTCATCCTGCTGGCCATCCTCCTCCTCATGAACGCGGCCGCGATCTGGCTGCGCAACCGCTTCTCCAAGCGCTGGTGA
- the pstC gene encoding phosphate ABC transporter permease subunit PstC, which translates to MTSPTLKAPAGTPSLRRAKPRYGERVIQGLLLVAALVSVATTIGIVVSLIPPTVDFFERVSFSEFLSGTEWTALFSTPEYGVLPLLGATMLITVIALAVAVPVGLGAAIYLSEYADRRVRATLKPALEVLAGVPTVVYGFFALSFVTPRLQEWWPGGGDGPDFQNALSAGLVMGVMIIPTVASLSEDAMSAVPASLRDGAYALGSGKRVVSVRVVVPAALSGIVAACVLGISRAIGETMIVAISSGLTANLTWNPLQAMQTMTGFIAQAGQGDVPVASFEYKTIFAVGALLFVITFVMNVISIRLVRKYREVYE; encoded by the coding sequence GTGACCTCGCCGACGCTCAAGGCCCCCGCAGGGACCCCGTCCCTGCGGCGGGCCAAGCCGCGTTATGGCGAACGGGTCATCCAAGGACTGCTGTTGGTGGCCGCGCTGGTCTCCGTCGCCACCACCATCGGCATCGTCGTCTCGCTCATCCCGCCCACCGTCGACTTCTTCGAGCGCGTCAGCTTCTCCGAGTTCCTCAGTGGGACGGAGTGGACCGCGCTGTTCAGCACCCCTGAGTACGGTGTGCTGCCGTTGCTCGGCGCCACCATGCTCATCACCGTCATCGCGCTCGCCGTCGCCGTTCCCGTGGGGCTCGGGGCCGCCATCTACCTCAGCGAGTACGCCGATCGGCGCGTGCGGGCCACGCTCAAGCCCGCGCTCGAGGTCCTCGCCGGTGTGCCCACCGTCGTCTACGGGTTCTTCGCGCTCAGTTTTGTTACGCCCCGGCTCCAGGAGTGGTGGCCGGGCGGCGGCGACGGGCCCGACTTCCAGAACGCCCTGTCCGCCGGGCTCGTCATGGGCGTCATGATCATCCCGACCGTCGCCTCGCTCTCCGAGGACGCCATGTCCGCCGTACCGGCATCGCTGCGGGACGGGGCCTACGCGCTCGGCTCGGGCAAGCGGGTCGTGTCCGTCAGGGTGGTTGTGCCCGCGGCGCTGTCCGGCATTGTCGCGGCGTGTGTGCTGGGGATCTCGCGGGCCATCGGCGAGACGATGATCGTCGCCATCTCGTCGGGGCTCACCGCCAATCTCACCTGGAACCCGTTGCAGGCGATGCAGACCATGACCGGGTTCATCGCCCAGGCCGGCCAGGGTGATGTCCCGGTGGCCTCCTTCGAGTACAAGACCATCTTCGCCGTCGGCGCCCTGCTGTTCGTCATCACCTTCGTGATGAACGTGATCAGCATCCGGCTCGTGCGCAAGTACCGGGAGGTCTACGAATGA
- a CDS encoding PstS family phosphate ABC transporter substrate-binding protein — protein MDIHLLRRAKAPLALMAAVMLAVSACGGDDGDDGNGSGAGGSELSGSVKVDGSSTVAPLTTAAAELFAEEQPKVQVTVGTSGTGGGFEKFCNGETDISDASRPIKDEEKAACEEKGITYEEFQIANDALTVVVPKENDWVECLTVEQLKKIWEPGSKVSNWNQVDAKFPDEPLKLFGPGTDSGTFDYFTDAINGEEGASRTDYSPSEDDNVIVQGVAGSKGGLGYFGFSYFEENADKLKALQIDAGDGCVSPSVETAQDGTYTPLARPLFIYPSAKALEREEVLGFVEYYVEDHKAIAEDALFIPLNSEQETELKAALDKLKAAAK, from the coding sequence GTGGACATTCATTTGTTGCGCCGGGCCAAGGCGCCCTTGGCTCTGATGGCGGCTGTGATGCTGGCTGTGAGCGCGTGTGGTGGGGACGACGGCGACGATGGAAACGGCAGCGGGGCCGGCGGCAGCGAGCTGTCGGGGTCCGTCAAGGTCGACGGGTCCAGTACCGTCGCCCCGCTGACCACCGCCGCCGCCGAGCTCTTCGCCGAGGAGCAGCCCAAGGTCCAGGTCACCGTGGGTACTTCGGGTACCGGCGGTGGGTTCGAGAAGTTCTGCAACGGTGAGACCGACATCTCCGACGCCTCTCGTCCGATCAAGGACGAGGAGAAGGCGGCCTGTGAGGAAAAGGGGATCACTTACGAGGAGTTCCAGATCGCCAACGACGCCCTCACCGTCGTCGTGCCCAAGGAGAACGACTGGGTCGAGTGTCTGACCGTCGAGCAGCTCAAGAAGATCTGGGAGCCCGGCTCCAAGGTCAGCAACTGGAATCAGGTCGACGCCAAGTTCCCTGATGAGCCTCTCAAGCTCTTCGGGCCCGGCACCGACTCCGGGACCTTCGACTACTTCACCGACGCCATCAACGGTGAAGAGGGGGCCTCGCGGACTGACTACAGTCCTAGCGAGGACGACAACGTCATCGTTCAAGGCGTCGCCGGGTCCAAGGGCGGCCTCGGGTACTTCGGCTTCTCCTACTTCGAGGAGAACGCCGACAAGCTCAAGGCCCTTCAGATCGATGCCGGCGACGGGTGCGTCTCGCCCAGCGTCGAGACCGCTCAGGACGGGACCTACACGCCCCTCGCTCGGCCCCTGTTCATCTACCCCTCCGCCAAGGCCCTTGAGCGCGAAGAGGTGCTCGGGTTCGTCGAGTACTACGTCGAGGACCACAAGGCAATCGCCGAGGACGCCCTCTTCATTCCGCTCAACAGTGAGCAGGAGACCGAGTTGAAGGCCGCCCTCGACAAACTCAAGGCTGCGGCGAAGTGA
- a CDS encoding SWIM zinc finger family protein: MVTGSLTEAGLQALAGARSFERGLGYLDAVSAVEIGDGWVTATVHGTERYMVELTLDDLGGLSGECDCPYGREGNFCKHLVALGLTVLAQQGSLPQQREAARRRVQDLDAWLSALPKDELLALMREQVAEDRKLRRRLELRAASARGDLAGVRSRIRELLDIGPFARYGYVEYADARAYADQAGQAVSAIVALSRSGRPADAITAAREAMRLLADAVDSVDDSDGGIGQVGDTLADAHLEACRAARPDSEELARWLVGHALGEVDDGLIDIDPLDYEDVLGARGMSTLRELAIEAWRGNRRGWAEKSLMERLAKAGGDVDTVIAVYAADLTTNGHTHLIIAGELDGAGRAGEALRWAERGIRETRDLATVDTALVDYLYDRYARVARLSDAVALRRDHFRARPTLLTYRQLRAAARAADCWPAEREGALTLLRADAERHRQGPYGGPFLVDALLDDKDVDAAWQAATALGADDRQWLILADQARADRPADALGIYLRLAEPLTQQTGNTVYERLVSLLLSIRDCHRRLGTPDEFAAHVLALRAVHKRKRNLLRLMEEQGM, translated from the coding sequence ATGGTCACCGGGAGCCTCACCGAGGCGGGTCTCCAAGCACTGGCCGGAGCTCGGTCCTTCGAGCGTGGGCTCGGGTACCTCGACGCCGTCTCCGCAGTGGAGATCGGCGACGGCTGGGTCACCGCAACCGTCCACGGCACCGAGCGTTACATGGTGGAGCTGACACTCGACGATCTCGGCGGGCTCTCCGGCGAGTGCGACTGCCCCTATGGCCGGGAGGGCAACTTCTGCAAGCACCTGGTCGCGCTCGGTCTGACGGTACTCGCCCAGCAAGGGAGCCTGCCGCAGCAGCGAGAGGCGGCACGGCGCCGCGTGCAGGATCTCGATGCTTGGCTGTCCGCCCTGCCCAAGGACGAGTTGCTCGCCCTGATGCGTGAACAGGTCGCTGAGGACCGGAAGTTGCGGCGCCGCCTTGAGCTGCGGGCCGCGAGCGCCCGCGGGGATCTCGCCGGGGTCCGGTCCCGCATTCGTGAGCTCCTGGACATCGGCCCCTTCGCACGCTACGGGTACGTCGAGTACGCCGACGCCCGCGCCTACGCCGACCAGGCCGGGCAAGCGGTGTCCGCGATCGTCGCGCTCTCCCGCTCAGGACGGCCTGCCGACGCGATCACTGCGGCGCGGGAGGCCATGCGGCTGCTGGCCGACGCGGTGGACAGTGTCGACGACTCCGACGGCGGGATCGGCCAGGTCGGTGACACTCTCGCCGACGCCCACCTCGAAGCCTGCCGTGCGGCACGCCCGGACTCGGAGGAACTCGCACGCTGGCTGGTCGGTCATGCGCTCGGCGAAGTCGACGACGGCCTCATCGATATCGACCCGCTCGACTACGAGGACGTTCTCGGCGCACGGGGCATGTCCACCCTGCGTGAGCTGGCGATCGAGGCGTGGCGGGGCAACCGCAGGGGCTGGGCGGAGAAATCCCTGATGGAGCGTCTGGCCAAGGCGGGCGGCGACGTCGACACGGTGATCGCCGTGTACGCGGCCGACCTGACGACGAACGGCCATACGCACCTGATCATCGCCGGCGAACTGGACGGCGCGGGGCGCGCCGGGGAGGCGCTGCGCTGGGCGGAACGCGGCATCCGGGAGACGCGCGACCTCGCCACCGTGGACACTGCCCTCGTCGACTACCTCTACGACCGCTACGCACGAGTGGCGCGGCTGTCCGATGCCGTCGCCCTGCGCCGCGACCACTTCCGCGCACGCCCCACGCTGCTCACCTACCGGCAACTGCGCGCCGCCGCGCGGGCGGCCGACTGCTGGCCGGCTGAGCGCGAAGGGGCGCTCACCCTGCTGCGCGCCGACGCCGAGCGGCACCGTCAGGGGCCGTACGGTGGCCCGTTCCTCGTCGACGCCCTGCTCGACGACAAGGACGTCGACGCAGCCTGGCAGGCCGCCACCGCGCTCGGCGCCGACGACCGGCAGTGGCTCATCCTCGCCGACCAGGCGCGGGCCGACCGTCCCGCCGACGCGCTCGGGATCTACCTGCGCCTGGCCGAACCGCTCACCCAGCAGACCGGCAACACGGTCTACGAGCGGCTCGTGAGCCTGCTCCTGAGCATCCGCGACTGCCACCGACGCCTGGGAACACCGGACGAGTTCGCCGCGCACGTCCTCGCTCTGCGCGCCGTCCACAAACGCAAGCGGAATCTGTTGCGGCTGATGGAGGAGCAGGGGATGTGA
- a CDS encoding TIGR02679 family protein: MTDARAEDEPPLTAETLAFLTRPGLKRLWTAARTRLERSGLLPAGTIRLQDLDTEEREALSLLLARPVTGPTATIRLPDLDTRLRTSAVGRSLAATLRALGPPLTDRRAVRDAAQAERTRLWTATEMALAATPLADQAWARQWLEEIRRGGTLTRQPSGRTALTTITQAIETLATLFPGTGTDPTPATWGRGELATRTTGSAHGLDDGTLLARLVQRGIAVARGVDFPSDAPGRRALWRQASVTPDEVSSTVLTYGLRPTGATWQEAGLRQRADHRLEAHLTLRELRALHLTFPPRTRIHVCENPRVVEAAADTACTAPLICTSGSAATVVLTLLDTLSAAGCAFAYHGDFDWPGIVLANRVIGRYQAEPWRMAAADYEYLATRAELQGTPPLPLTGTPIEATWDAELAATMDALGVALHEEAALDLLLGDLAEP, from the coding sequence ATGACCGACGCCCGCGCGGAGGACGAGCCGCCGCTGACCGCCGAAACGCTGGCGTTCTTGACCCGGCCAGGTCTGAAGCGCCTTTGGACGGCGGCCCGTACCCGCCTTGAACGAAGCGGCCTCCTGCCGGCCGGCACCATCCGACTCCAGGACCTGGACACCGAGGAGCGCGAGGCCCTGTCCCTCCTCCTGGCCAGACCGGTCACCGGCCCCACCGCCACGATCCGCCTGCCGGACCTGGACACCCGCCTGCGCACCAGCGCGGTCGGACGGAGCCTGGCCGCGACCCTGAGGGCACTGGGCCCGCCGCTGACCGACCGGCGGGCGGTCCGGGACGCGGCGCAGGCCGAACGCACCCGTCTGTGGACCGCGACGGAAATGGCCCTTGCCGCAACGCCACTGGCAGACCAGGCCTGGGCCCGCCAATGGCTGGAGGAGATACGGCGGGGCGGCACGCTGACGCGACAGCCGTCCGGCCGTACCGCGCTCACCACCATCACCCAGGCCATCGAAACCCTCGCGACCCTCTTCCCCGGCACAGGCACGGATCCCACCCCCGCCACCTGGGGCCGAGGCGAACTGGCCACCCGCACGACCGGCTCGGCCCATGGCCTGGACGACGGCACCTTGCTGGCACGCCTGGTCCAGCGCGGCATAGCGGTGGCCCGGGGCGTGGACTTCCCCAGCGACGCACCGGGCCGCCGTGCTCTGTGGCGGCAGGCCTCGGTCACTCCCGACGAGGTCTCCAGCACCGTGCTCACGTATGGCCTTCGGCCGACGGGCGCCACCTGGCAGGAAGCTGGCCTGCGCCAACGCGCCGACCACCGCCTGGAGGCGCACCTGACGCTGCGCGAACTCCGCGCCCTGCACCTGACGTTCCCACCACGCACGCGCATCCATGTCTGCGAGAACCCACGCGTGGTGGAGGCCGCGGCGGACACCGCCTGCACCGCACCCCTGATCTGTACCTCGGGCAGTGCGGCGACGGTGGTCCTCACCCTCCTGGACACGTTGTCGGCGGCCGGCTGCGCCTTCGCCTACCACGGTGATTTCGACTGGCCGGGCATCGTGCTCGCCAACCGGGTCATCGGGCGGTACCAAGCGGAACCGTGGCGCATGGCGGCGGCAGACTACGAATACCTCGCGACGCGGGCGGAGTTGCAAGGAACGCCGCCGCTTCCCCTCACCGGCACACCGATCGAGGCGACCTGGGATGCGGAACTGGCCGCGACCATGGACGCTTTGGGCGTCGCTCTGCATGAGGAGGCGGCGCTGGATCTGCTGCTGGGTGATCTCGCGGAACCTTGA
- a CDS encoding TIGR02680 family protein, whose translation MNRPTSPHRYRLHRAGIRNVWQYDKQEFAFGDGRLLLRGKNGAGKSKALEMLLPYLLDGDARALDATGTGRTTLLWLMLDGFEQTNRLGYLWVEFARTDEDGNDHHLTLGAAVRASQSTRTAKPFFFITPLRVGEDLHLAPAGQPLPLDQLKSLLGPENVTDRAVEHRARVARHLFGLTDPARYRNLLHLLHRLRRPTIGDRIDSGGLVSVLAETLPALDDEVVEKVARNLDDLDAVRTDLGRLERTDEALRTFLTSYRGYLHGALRRRADEVNGELERLAEQRRLADEAVKKVAKLRTSEDELTARLDVLQAEADAARTDLAALHASAAYRSLQELGEKRATVTALLSAATTAFKALRQAHSTQEDTGRRLTEEAGRLGGELAELRTAHGELLREAERSGLDPVHLGDPGVVPVTQVAGAAVAELTSPDGDFHLVRHSEVLAVDTELCAGALHAWDTQLDTAGPVIRNRARAVTELTALIDKTHRAQQEAHEADAARERLEEQTDEARERAERRREETAREGEAYTDAVRTWTERLRSLTGVSLDAVHALTAHDPAEGPLPAHTPDEVADTARVAVDPWLAELGEQRDARAVAIHELAAEKDRLQRERNDWEARTDPEPAPPPHRSAPRTPGTGAPLYRLVDFADDLVPTARAGLEAALEASGLLDAWLCADGTVVDPATRDTLLAPGTPPAGPALAEVLRPVAAPDSGVTTEQVERVLHAVALVMDGTTSTTAESAISTDGFWKLGVARGRHTKQTAEYVGAEVRAETRRRALAELDRQLTDVLAQLMQQEHDLRILTEHRVQVADTLSRPPTARPLTDAWARTTEAERTAQVLAGKASTAVREAEQARARAVAARREAEATASANDLPVDPGALDSVRLCLDRLDTGTQRLRRRLRVVASSADAHRQGREGYQRALTSTREAESDYSEPLARLDAARRTIRGLEEALDAPEQEILAREDEAKRRLEAVGRQLPGAERDLSAMHDERVRAEEDERVRREALATQEGEAVASGRRLRTALSLPGVTRGAGLDMSAQDEGGEAHASDDGAHDRTKALRPLVEAVRSRLDAERRDISDTALLNRHTDLRDQLSGGYDATLEEHDGIKICRFVDDHGPHDIAVVGERIAAQAADARERLTEREREVFQRFLTGELGDHLSGQVLAAGALVAALNGTLSTVRTSHGLGVALDWKLADGVEADVKAAVDLLRSPSGLRTHDQSEQLRDVLQRRIEDARRADPGAGYAAHLRTALDYRDWFTFIPWVVNDAAPGSRRKLSGRTGLSQGEQRVLSYLVLFAAAAAHFTSLAESAPHAPRLILLDDAFAKVDEPTHARLGRILVDLDLDFVLTSERLIGNWPDVPSLHIYECLRDPHVRGVATLHYTWNGRQRRLVSV comes from the coding sequence GTGAACCGCCCCACTTCCCCGCACCGCTACCGCCTTCACCGCGCCGGCATCCGGAACGTCTGGCAGTACGACAAGCAGGAGTTCGCCTTCGGCGACGGCCGCCTGTTGCTGCGTGGCAAGAACGGTGCCGGCAAGTCCAAGGCCCTGGAGATGCTGCTGCCCTACCTCCTCGACGGCGACGCCCGCGCTCTGGATGCCACCGGGACCGGACGAACCACACTGCTGTGGCTGATGCTCGACGGATTCGAGCAGACCAACCGACTGGGCTACCTCTGGGTGGAGTTCGCGCGCACCGACGAGGACGGAAACGACCACCACCTCACCCTCGGAGCGGCCGTCCGCGCCTCCCAGTCGACCAGGACGGCCAAGCCGTTCTTCTTCATCACCCCGCTGCGAGTGGGCGAGGACCTGCACCTTGCCCCCGCCGGCCAGCCTCTGCCGCTCGACCAACTCAAGTCCCTCCTCGGCCCGGAGAACGTCACCGACCGTGCCGTGGAACACCGGGCCCGGGTCGCCCGCCACCTGTTCGGCCTCACCGATCCGGCGCGCTACCGCAACCTGCTCCACCTGCTGCACCGCCTGCGCCGCCCCACGATCGGCGACCGCATCGACTCCGGCGGCCTGGTCTCCGTCCTCGCAGAGACGCTGCCCGCACTCGACGACGAGGTCGTGGAGAAGGTCGCCCGCAACCTCGACGACCTCGACGCCGTAAGGACCGACCTCGGGCGCCTGGAACGGACCGACGAAGCACTACGGACCTTCCTGACCAGCTACCGCGGCTACCTGCACGGGGCGCTGCGCCGCCGGGCCGACGAGGTGAACGGCGAACTGGAACGGCTGGCGGAGCAGCGGCGTCTGGCGGACGAGGCAGTGAAGAAGGTGGCAAAGCTCCGCACGAGCGAGGATGAACTCACCGCCCGCCTCGACGTCCTCCAGGCAGAAGCGGATGCGGCCCGGACGGACCTCGCCGCCCTGCACGCCAGCGCCGCCTACCGCAGCTTGCAGGAACTCGGGGAGAAGCGCGCCACGGTGACCGCCCTGCTCAGCGCGGCGACGACCGCCTTCAAAGCACTCCGCCAGGCCCACAGCACCCAGGAAGACACCGGACGGCGACTCACCGAAGAAGCCGGAAGGCTCGGCGGAGAGCTCGCCGAACTCCGCACAGCGCATGGCGAGTTGCTGCGCGAGGCGGAGCGGTCGGGGCTCGACCCCGTGCACCTGGGTGATCCGGGCGTGGTTCCCGTCACCCAGGTCGCGGGTGCGGCGGTGGCCGAACTGACTTCTCCGGACGGCGACTTCCACCTCGTGCGGCACAGCGAGGTGCTTGCCGTCGACACGGAGCTCTGCGCCGGTGCCCTGCACGCCTGGGACACCCAATTGGACACCGCGGGGCCCGTGATCAGGAACCGCGCCCGGGCCGTGACCGAACTGACCGCGCTCATCGACAAGACACACCGGGCCCAGCAAGAGGCGCACGAGGCCGATGCCGCCCGGGAGCGTCTGGAGGAGCAGACGGACGAGGCACGTGAGCGGGCCGAACGCCGACGGGAGGAGACAGCACGCGAAGGGGAGGCGTACACGGACGCCGTACGGACCTGGACCGAGCGGCTGCGCAGCCTCACCGGCGTCTCCCTCGACGCCGTACACGCCCTGACCGCCCACGACCCGGCGGAAGGCCCGCTTCCCGCCCATACCCCCGACGAGGTGGCCGACACCGCCAGGGTGGCCGTCGATCCGTGGCTGGCGGAACTGGGCGAACAGCGCGATGCGCGTGCCGTGGCGATCCACGAGCTGGCCGCCGAGAAGGACCGCCTGCAGCGTGAGCGGAACGACTGGGAAGCCCGCACCGACCCCGAGCCCGCACCCCCGCCCCACCGCTCGGCACCCCGCACACCCGGCACCGGCGCACCCCTGTACCGGCTCGTCGACTTCGCCGATGACCTGGTGCCAACCGCCCGCGCGGGCCTGGAAGCCGCACTCGAAGCGAGCGGCCTGCTCGACGCCTGGCTGTGCGCCGACGGCACCGTCGTGGACCCGGCTACGCGGGACACCCTCCTCGCTCCCGGCACCCCGCCCGCCGGACCCGCGCTCGCCGAGGTGTTGCGCCCGGTTGCGGCACCCGACAGTGGGGTGACGACCGAACAGGTCGAGCGCGTGCTCCATGCCGTGGCTCTGGTCATGGACGGGACCACGAGCACGACGGCGGAATCCGCGATCAGTACGGACGGCTTCTGGAAACTGGGCGTCGCCCGAGGCCGTCACACGAAGCAGACCGCCGAGTACGTCGGCGCGGAGGTGCGTGCCGAGACCCGACGCCGGGCCCTGGCCGAACTCGACCGGCAACTCACGGACGTACTGGCGCAGTTGATGCAACAGGAGCATGACCTGCGGATCCTCACCGAGCACCGCGTGCAAGTGGCCGACACCCTGAGCCGCCCGCCCACGGCACGCCCACTGACCGACGCCTGGGCCCGTACCACCGAGGCCGAGCGCACCGCCCAGGTGCTGGCCGGCAAAGCGTCCACAGCCGTCCGAGAGGCGGAGCAGGCGCGCGCCCGCGCGGTCGCCGCCCGGCGCGAGGCCGAGGCGACAGCGAGCGCGAACGACCTCCCGGTCGACCCGGGCGCGCTCGACTCCGTACGTCTGTGTCTGGACCGCCTCGATACGGGCACCCAACGACTGCGCAGGCGGCTGCGCGTGGTGGCGTCCTCCGCCGACGCCCATCGGCAGGGCCGCGAAGGCTACCAGCGCGCCCTGACATCCACGCGGGAAGCGGAATCCGACTACTCCGAGCCGCTCGCCCGCTTGGACGCCGCCCGCCGCACGATCCGGGGCCTGGAGGAGGCACTCGACGCACCGGAACAGGAAATCCTCGCCCGCGAGGACGAGGCGAAGCGGCGGCTGGAGGCCGTGGGACGTCAACTTCCCGGTGCTGAGCGTGACTTGAGTGCAATGCACGACGAACGTGTGCGCGCGGAGGAGGACGAGAGGGTCAGGCGCGAGGCGCTGGCCACGCAGGAGGGAGAGGCGGTGGCGAGTGGCAGGCGACTGCGTACGGCGCTGTCCCTGCCGGGCGTGACCAGGGGCGCGGGCCTCGACATGTCGGCGCAGGACGAGGGCGGCGAGGCGCACGCCTCCGACGACGGCGCACACGACCGCACCAAGGCACTGCGCCCGCTCGTGGAAGCCGTACGGAGTCGCCTGGACGCCGAGCGGCGCGACATCTCGGACACCGCGCTCCTCAACCGGCACACGGATCTGCGCGACCAGCTCTCCGGGGGCTACGACGCCACGCTGGAGGAACACGACGGCATCAAGATCTGCCGATTCGTCGACGACCACGGCCCGCACGACATCGCCGTGGTCGGCGAGCGCATCGCCGCCCAGGCGGCCGACGCCCGCGAACGGCTGACGGAGCGCGAGCGAGAGGTCTTCCAGCGCTTCCTGACCGGAGAGCTGGGCGACCACCTCTCCGGTCAGGTCCTGGCCGCGGGCGCCCTGGTAGCCGCTCTGAACGGCACCCTGTCCACGGTCCGGACGTCACACGGACTGGGGGTCGCGCTGGACTGGAAACTGGCGGACGGCGTGGAAGCCGACGTCAAGGCGGCCGTCGACCTCCTGCGCAGTCCGTCCGGCCTGCGCACCCACGACCAGTCCGAGCAGCTCCGCGACGTGCTCCAACGCCGTATCGAGGACGCCCGCCGCGCCGACCCGGGCGCAGGCTACGCGGCCCATCTGCGCACCGCCCTCGACTACCGGGACTGGTTCACCTTCATCCCCTGGGTGGTCAACGACGCCGCCCCCGGCAGCCGCCGCAAACTCTCCGGCCGCACGGGCCTCAGCCAGGGCGAGCAACGCGTCCTGTCCTACCTGGTCCTCTTCGCCGCCGCGGCCGCCCATTTCACGAGCCTCGCCGAGTCGGCCCCGCACGCACCCCGGCTGATCCTGCTGGACGACGCCTTCGCCAAGGTCGACGAGCCCACCCATGCGCGCCTGGGCCGCATCCTGGTCGACCTGGACCTGGACTTCGTCCTCACCAGCGAACGCCTGATCGGCAACTGGCCCGACGTGCCTTCCCTGCACATCTACGAGTGCCTGCGTGACCCGCACGTGCGGGGTGTGGCGACCCTTCACTACACGTGGAACGGGCGGCAGAGGCGGCTGGTGTCGGTATGA